In Desulfomonile tiedjei, one DNA window encodes the following:
- a CDS encoding DUF2905 domain-containing protein, translating to MDLQSFGRWIIFAGLIVAALGLIVWLAGKSGLPFGSLPGDISVDRPGFSFRFPLMTSIVLSIVITIVLNFLLWFFRK from the coding sequence ATGGATTTACAATCATTTGGGAGATGGATCATTTTCGCCGGCCTGATTGTGGCCGCCTTGGGTCTGATTGTCTGGCTGGCGGGGAAGTCAGGGCTGCCGTTCGGTAGTCTTCCCGGTGACATCAGCGTGGACCGGCCCGGGTTTTCATTCCGGTTTCCGCTGATGACCTCAATTGTGTTGAGTATAGTGATTACAATTGTGCTGAATTTCTTGCTGTGGTTCTTCCGGAAATAG
- a CDS encoding Tm-1-like ATP-binding domain-containing protein: protein MPAPVAIVGTLDTKGEEVGYLRHIIEESGCSTIVMDVGTLSPPMIEPDISREEVTDAAGVTAEELRKRADRRSAVQTMIDGGAIVISRLFESGRLSGIISIGGGTGTHIGTGIMRSLPLGVPKLMVSTVASRDMSQLIGTKDIIMMHSVVDILGLNAISRRILANAASAMVGMVRSTVQIRSDKPLIGLTSFGFITKGAMRVKGLLEEHGYEVAPFHANGTGGMAMEDLIDQGLISGVVDFALHEFADQMYGGYCGAIGPERLESAGRRGIPQVVVPGGLDCIVLEFDSLETMPEEVRGRKVFWYDFRSGVRTSRDDVLRLSGIIAEKLNRAKGPVKVAIPLKGWSEADALDGPLHDSETNKAFTAELRAALAGQIEVIEVNAHINDAEFAEVVVSELDTMMKP from the coding sequence ATGCCCGCCCCTGTAGCCATCGTCGGAACCCTCGACACCAAGGGAGAAGAGGTCGGATATTTAAGGCATATAATAGAAGAATCCGGCTGTTCCACGATCGTCATGGATGTGGGGACCCTCAGTCCACCAATGATTGAGCCTGACATCTCACGGGAAGAAGTCACTGACGCGGCCGGCGTCACTGCCGAGGAATTACGGAAAAGGGCTGATCGAAGATCGGCCGTGCAGACTATGATCGACGGCGGGGCAATTGTAATAAGTCGCCTATTTGAATCCGGTAGGTTGTCGGGCATCATAAGCATTGGAGGAGGCACCGGGACTCATATCGGCACCGGGATCATGCGCTCCCTGCCCCTGGGTGTGCCCAAGTTGATGGTCTCCACGGTGGCCTCCCGGGACATGAGCCAACTCATTGGGACAAAAGACATCATCATGATGCATTCGGTCGTGGATATCCTGGGACTGAATGCCATCAGCAGGAGAATACTCGCCAACGCGGCATCGGCCATGGTGGGAATGGTTCGCAGCACAGTTCAGATCCGTTCCGACAAGCCGCTGATCGGTCTGACATCATTCGGTTTCATAACCAAAGGTGCGATGCGGGTCAAAGGGTTGCTCGAAGAACATGGATACGAAGTGGCTCCTTTTCACGCCAACGGCACCGGAGGCATGGCAATGGAGGACCTGATCGACCAGGGATTGATAAGCGGGGTGGTAGACTTCGCCCTGCATGAATTCGCCGACCAGATGTACGGCGGGTATTGCGGAGCAATAGGCCCGGAGCGACTCGAGTCTGCGGGACGGCGGGGAATTCCGCAGGTCGTGGTTCCGGGAGGACTGGATTGCATCGTGCTGGAATTTGACTCCCTGGAGACAATGCCGGAAGAGGTCAGAGGCCGCAAGGTATTCTGGTACGATTTCAGATCAGGGGTTCGCACCAGCCGCGACGACGTACTCCGGTTGTCCGGGATAATAGCTGAGAAGCTCAACCGAGCCAAAGGCCCGGTGAAGGTTGCGATACCCCTCAAGGGTTGGTCCGAAGCGGACGCGCTGGATGGCCCATTGCACGACTCTGAAACGAACAAGGCTTTCACCGCTGAGCTACGAGCCGCCCTGGCCGGACAAATTGAGGTCATAGAGGTTAATGCTCACATCAACGACGCGGAGTTCGCGGAAGTTGTGGTCTCAGAGTTGGATACCATGATGAAGCCTTGA
- a CDS encoding glycosidase: MRYATDNGYCELFRRYEANPILTYRDWPYQVNSVFNPGATMVNGRYLLLVRVEDRRGFSHLCVARSPNGLTDWEIDPRPTLVPQPEGYPEETWGIEDPRLTWIEDLGMWVVAYTAYSEVGPLVSLATTEDFVDFHRLGPVTPPEDKDAALFPVKFKGRYAMIHRPVTAFRDVGRHIWISFSPDLKHWGDHQVLLPARRGGWWDANKIGLSPPPLETSDGWLILYHGVRETVAGGIYRLGLALLDKEDPTHVLRRTDHWIFGPEEPFEKSGDVGNVVFACGWILQGDELRVYYGGADSCVAVATGSLKEVMDFLKQCPKG, translated from the coding sequence ATGAGATACGCAACGGACAACGGCTATTGCGAACTGTTTAGAAGGTATGAGGCGAACCCCATCCTCACCTATCGCGACTGGCCCTATCAAGTGAATTCAGTGTTCAATCCAGGCGCTACAATGGTTAATGGCCGGTACCTGCTGTTGGTGAGAGTGGAAGATCGCCGGGGATTCTCACATTTGTGCGTCGCGCGCAGCCCTAACGGACTTACAGACTGGGAAATTGATCCTCGGCCTACACTTGTGCCGCAGCCTGAAGGTTATCCCGAAGAAACTTGGGGAATAGAAGATCCTCGACTTACGTGGATAGAGGACCTTGGAATGTGGGTTGTCGCCTATACTGCCTATTCAGAGGTCGGGCCTCTGGTGTCCCTTGCGACTACCGAGGATTTTGTCGACTTTCATAGGCTGGGTCCTGTCACGCCTCCCGAGGACAAAGACGCCGCGCTTTTCCCTGTCAAGTTCAAAGGCAGATATGCAATGATCCACAGGCCTGTGACAGCGTTTAGAGACGTTGGAAGGCACATCTGGATATCTTTCTCACCCGATCTGAAGCACTGGGGAGATCATCAGGTTCTACTGCCTGCTAGGAGAGGCGGCTGGTGGGATGCAAACAAGATTGGACTCTCACCACCGCCGCTTGAAACTTCTGACGGCTGGCTTATTCTGTATCACGGCGTGAGGGAAACTGTTGCGGGCGGCATTTACCGACTTGGGCTCGCGCTGCTGGATAAGGAAGATCCGACCCATGTGCTGAGACGCACCGATCACTGGATATTTGGTCCTGAAGAGCCTTTTGAAAAGAGCGGTGACGTTGGCAATGTTGTCTTCGCCTGTGGCTGGATCCTGCAGGGTGATGAGCTGCGCGTCTATTATGGAGGTGCAGATAGTTGCGTTGCAGTCGCCACGGGGAGTTTGAAGGAGGTTATGGACTTCCTTAAACAATGCCCTAAAGGATAA
- a CDS encoding glycosyltransferase — MSNSDPIVIISSYPPRLCGIATFAEEAREFIQKANPDRDILVISHTDGQGEGVFPILDMSRRDWWKTVAGKVSQLRPYAVHLQHEYGLYEYHDSRGEGDGNEGFLDLLEAINEFPTIVEPHTVHGRLTDFEANFVYQMCERARVVLFKCHYQKWRLEWNFVGRHWRTPKNVMVVPHGSRPDRRWGIKDVRALKEELGLDKVPYLGEHLVGMVGWIQSNKRWDILTSMWEDIHAEILERSGENWDLLAAGKMRDPNHLTDYNHYRQQLEVLEKKGLAHYFEFVPRGERYYKVMAICDFIVLPSTDETQSGTLARIIALNKPFITTAPMEGLTAQTLESEGGLLFTTKQRLRDQVITMACDEKLRLQLGENLKKYLDQVVSWELVAKQYNEAYELARQSVASGQAVELPLEF; from the coding sequence ATGAGCAATTCAGACCCCATAGTCATAATTTCGAGCTATCCTCCGCGCCTGTGCGGAATCGCGACTTTCGCTGAAGAAGCAAGGGAATTCATCCAGAAGGCCAATCCGGACAGGGATATCCTGGTAATAAGCCACACAGACGGCCAAGGAGAAGGCGTATTTCCTATCCTTGACATGTCCAGGAGGGATTGGTGGAAGACCGTGGCCGGAAAAGTGTCTCAGCTGCGCCCGTACGCAGTCCATCTGCAACATGAATACGGCCTGTACGAATACCATGACTCGAGGGGCGAGGGAGATGGAAATGAAGGGTTTCTGGATTTGCTCGAGGCAATCAATGAATTCCCCACTATTGTCGAGCCTCATACCGTCCACGGTAGACTAACTGATTTTGAGGCAAATTTCGTGTACCAGATGTGCGAACGGGCAAGGGTAGTGCTGTTCAAGTGCCATTATCAAAAATGGCGCCTGGAATGGAATTTCGTTGGCCGACATTGGCGAACCCCCAAAAACGTCATGGTGGTCCCTCATGGATCCAGGCCCGATCGACGCTGGGGAATCAAGGACGTCCGGGCTCTCAAGGAAGAGTTGGGCTTGGACAAGGTCCCGTACCTGGGTGAGCACCTCGTGGGCATGGTCGGATGGATACAGTCAAATAAACGCTGGGATATCTTAACTTCCATGTGGGAAGATATTCATGCAGAAATACTGGAACGGTCCGGCGAAAATTGGGACCTCTTAGCAGCCGGAAAAATGAGAGATCCAAACCACTTGACGGACTACAATCATTATCGACAGCAACTCGAAGTCCTGGAAAAAAAAGGACTGGCCCACTATTTCGAGTTTGTTCCACGGGGAGAAAGATATTACAAAGTTATGGCGATCTGTGACTTCATAGTCTTGCCTTCCACCGATGAAACCCAATCCGGAACGCTTGCACGAATAATTGCATTGAATAAGCCATTTATAACTACTGCCCCCATGGAAGGACTCACTGCTCAGACGCTCGAAAGCGAAGGCGGATTGCTTTTTACCACCAAGCAAAGATTGAGGGACCAGGTAATCACGATGGCCTGTGACGAAAAACTCCGGTTGCAACTCGGAGAGAACCTCAAGAAATATCTTGATCAGGTAGTTTCCTGGGAACTGGTAGCCAAACAGTACAACGAAGCTTACGAGTTGGCGCGACAATCCGTTGCGAGCGGACAAGCGGTTGAACTCCCGCTTGAATTCTGA
- a CDS encoding glycosyltransferase encodes MARIQLENPILVSDLDVVYVGTFVPKTCGIATFANDLGTSIKQEMGGKPYRVVAISDRAGGYDYPSEVTFEIRKNVIRDYARAAEYLNGSSAQIVSLQHEFGIFGGDAGKYLSVLLCHLKKPVITTVHTILENPPTDYREAFEDVINCSQRLVTMSQKGARMLQEIYAVPRDKISVIHHGVHDVPFVDSNFYKEKFNVEGLTVLLTFGLLSPNKGIETALEALPHVVEKHPDTVYIILGATHPEVKKVHGEQYRLSLERKVIDLNLADNVVFHNRFVDLQELTEYMSCCDVYLTPYLAKEQITSGTLAYAVGMGKAVVSTPYWYAEELLSDSRGVLVDFRDVKGMAKALNDLIGDSIRRNKMRKAAYEYGRTMVWREVGRQYVEMFVQMLGERKDLEVKSSWKQKMLPVITLPEINLDHLISLSDSVGLLQHACFGIPDRDNGYSADDVGRGLAALMTCYEQQKDEQILPLIRTYISFLNHSQTETGHFHNFMSYDRRFQDQQGSDDTLGRVLWGLGTVVRWGTKEQIRALAQNIMAKAAPRILELQAPRAKAYAIIGMFHLLQKFEGASQFKRLLIQLADDLVSLYKENQSEDWQWFEDVIAYGNAKIPEALLRAYQVTQSEEYMKVALESLDFLTKQQWNGVYFELVGNEGWYPKGGERALFGQQPIDAGYLVEAYVAASEVTNSYKYLELARLAFDWFLGRNRLNTALYDFADGSVADGIDSNGISANQGAESVVCYLLAVLGLSELKAQRIQASK; translated from the coding sequence GTGGCAAGAATCCAACTGGAAAACCCTATCTTGGTATCAGACCTCGACGTAGTTTACGTGGGGACATTCGTTCCCAAAACATGTGGAATTGCGACATTCGCCAACGACCTGGGTACTTCCATCAAGCAAGAAATGGGAGGCAAACCATATCGCGTCGTTGCCATTAGCGATCGAGCAGGAGGGTACGATTACCCGTCTGAGGTTACGTTTGAGATCCGAAAAAACGTAATTCGTGATTATGCTCGTGCAGCCGAATATCTTAACGGTTCCTCGGCCCAGATAGTCAGCCTTCAGCACGAATTCGGCATCTTCGGGGGCGACGCCGGCAAGTACCTTTCAGTGCTGCTGTGCCATCTAAAAAAGCCGGTAATAACCACCGTACACACAATCTTGGAAAATCCTCCGACAGACTATCGGGAGGCCTTTGAGGATGTCATAAATTGCTCTCAGCGACTGGTCACCATGAGTCAAAAGGGGGCCAGGATGCTCCAGGAGATATATGCCGTCCCTCGAGACAAGATCTCAGTAATACATCATGGTGTTCATGACGTTCCTTTTGTTGATTCTAACTTCTACAAGGAAAAGTTCAATGTGGAAGGCCTGACGGTTCTTCTTACATTCGGGTTGCTCAGTCCCAATAAGGGCATAGAAACTGCTCTGGAAGCACTACCTCATGTTGTAGAGAAACACCCGGATACTGTCTACATCATTCTCGGCGCAACGCATCCTGAAGTTAAAAAGGTTCACGGCGAGCAGTATCGCTTATCATTGGAACGAAAAGTCATCGACCTGAACCTAGCGGACAATGTGGTGTTCCACAACAGATTTGTCGATCTGCAGGAATTAACCGAATACATGTCTTGTTGTGATGTTTATTTGACTCCATATTTGGCCAAAGAACAAATAACCTCGGGCACACTTGCCTACGCTGTGGGAATGGGCAAGGCCGTAGTGTCTACACCCTACTGGTACGCGGAGGAATTGCTCTCTGATTCACGGGGAGTGCTGGTAGATTTCCGCGACGTGAAAGGTATGGCCAAAGCTCTGAACGACTTGATCGGCGATTCCATACGGCGGAACAAGATGCGGAAGGCGGCTTACGAGTACGGGCGCACAATGGTGTGGCGAGAGGTAGGGCGCCAGTACGTGGAAATGTTTGTGCAAATGCTCGGCGAGCGGAAGGACTTGGAAGTAAAATCTTCCTGGAAGCAAAAGATGCTGCCCGTGATTACCCTCCCGGAGATCAACCTCGACCATTTGATCTCTTTATCAGACAGTGTCGGGCTGTTGCAACACGCGTGCTTTGGCATACCGGATCGTGATAATGGGTACAGCGCCGACGATGTCGGTCGGGGACTTGCCGCGCTGATGACCTGTTATGAACAACAAAAGGACGAGCAGATCCTGCCTTTGATCAGGACCTACATCAGCTTTCTGAATCACTCCCAGACGGAAACAGGCCATTTCCACAATTTCATGTCATACGATCGAAGATTTCAGGATCAGCAGGGGAGCGATGATACCTTGGGCAGAGTCCTATGGGGACTTGGAACCGTTGTGAGATGGGGCACAAAAGAGCAAATACGGGCTCTGGCCCAAAACATCATGGCGAAGGCCGCGCCGAGAATACTCGAACTTCAAGCGCCGAGGGCCAAGGCCTATGCCATTATAGGTATGTTCCATCTCTTGCAAAAATTCGAAGGAGCGAGCCAATTTAAAAGACTTCTGATCCAGTTGGCTGATGATCTGGTCAGCCTGTACAAAGAGAACCAGAGTGAGGACTGGCAGTGGTTCGAGGATGTGATAGCCTACGGAAACGCCAAAATCCCTGAGGCATTGCTGCGTGCTTACCAGGTAACACAAAGCGAAGAATACATGAAGGTTGCGCTGGAATCGCTGGATTTTCTTACCAAACAGCAGTGGAATGGAGTCTATTTCGAGCTTGTCGGCAATGAAGGTTGGTACCCCAAAGGTGGGGAAAGAGCCCTCTTTGGACAACAGCCCATAGATGCAGGCTACCTGGTGGAAGCATACGTCGCAGCTTCAGAGGTAACTAACAGTTACAAGTACCTCGAACTCGCTCGGCTTGCTTTTGACTGGTTCCTGGGCCGAAACAGGCTCAATACTGCGCTCTATGATTTTGCTGACGGCTCGGTGGCCGACGGGATCGACTCCAACGGAATCAGCGCCAATCAGGGGGCGGAATCCGTGGTGTGCTACCTTCTTGCAGTCCTCGGCCTTTCCGAACTCAAGGCTCAAAGAATTCAGGCATCCAAATGA
- a CDS encoding glycosyltransferase, translating to MRIAMLSSIAWRTPPRHYGPWEQVVSLLTEGLVARGIDVTLFATADSKTGGKLHAIVPRPYEEDKELIPKVWESLHISEVFEKAQDFDLIHNHFDFLPLTYSGVVTRPVLTTIHGFSSAKILPVYKKYDGKSYYVSISDADRSPELTYIATIHHGIDVEEFTFNPSGGKYLLFFGRIHPDKGAREAIEIARLANKDLLIAGIIQDEQYFEAEVKPHLDGNHVKYIGSVGPDRRDDLLGGAACLLHPISFDEPFGLSVVEANACGTPVIAFSKGSMPEIITDGVNGFLVSSPTEAADAVKRIHTISRPDCREVAERRFSRDRMVEDYLKVYDRILQETLTEDRRPWGYYEVLSDFPDHKVKRIVVYPGKRLSLQSHQRRRENWTMVQGRAIVTRGDEQIPLSPGDSIRISMDARHRIFNPGTSDVVFIEVQTGDYFGEDDIERFEDDFGRE from the coding sequence ATGCGTATTGCTATGTTGTCTTCGATAGCGTGGCGAACTCCTCCCCGACACTACGGACCATGGGAACAAGTTGTTTCCCTTCTTACGGAAGGTCTTGTTGCGAGAGGGATTGACGTCACACTTTTTGCCACGGCAGATTCGAAAACAGGTGGCAAACTTCACGCAATTGTTCCAAGACCTTACGAGGAAGACAAGGAACTGATTCCGAAGGTTTGGGAATCTCTTCATATCAGCGAGGTTTTCGAGAAAGCTCAAGATTTTGACTTGATCCACAATCACTTTGATTTCCTGCCTCTCACCTACTCGGGTGTTGTGACAAGGCCGGTCCTCACCACCATCCACGGCTTCTCCTCTGCAAAGATTCTGCCCGTTTACAAAAAATACGACGGGAAAAGTTATTATGTGTCTATCAGCGATGCAGATCGGTCACCGGAACTTACCTATATTGCAACCATTCACCATGGAATAGACGTGGAGGAGTTTACTTTCAACCCATCCGGTGGAAAATACCTTCTGTTCTTTGGCCGAATTCATCCTGACAAAGGCGCTCGGGAAGCCATTGAGATAGCGCGACTGGCGAACAAGGATTTGTTGATCGCGGGAATAATTCAGGACGAGCAATACTTTGAAGCTGAGGTTAAGCCGCACCTGGATGGCAACCATGTAAAATATATAGGAAGCGTAGGCCCAGACCGCAGGGATGACCTTCTTGGCGGGGCGGCGTGCCTTTTGCACCCGATTAGCTTTGATGAGCCCTTCGGCTTGTCCGTTGTCGAGGCCAACGCATGTGGCACACCGGTAATAGCCTTCTCAAAGGGTTCCATGCCGGAAATCATAACGGACGGGGTTAATGGTTTCCTTGTATCGAGCCCTACCGAGGCGGCCGACGCAGTAAAGAGGATCCACACCATATCCCGTCCTGATTGCCGGGAAGTCGCAGAGAGGCGATTTTCGCGAGATCGCATGGTCGAGGATTACTTGAAAGTGTACGATCGGATCCTCCAAGAAACTTTGACAGAAGATCGTCGTCCATGGGGATACTATGAGGTTCTTTCCGACTTTCCGGATCACAAGGTTAAACGCATTGTCGTCTATCCGGGCAAGAGACTCAGTTTACAAAGCCATCAACGCCGGCGGGAGAATTGGACAATGGTACAAGGCCGAGCAATTGTTACACGCGGCGATGAACAGATTCCGTTAAGTCCGGGTGATTCTATACGGATTTCCATGGATGCGAGACACCGCATCTTCAATCCAGGCACCAGCGATGTGGTCTTCATCGAGGTACAAACAGGTGATTACTTCGGCGAAGATGACATAGAACGTTTTGAAGACGACTTCGGCCGGGAGTAG
- a CDS encoding glycoside hydrolase family 130 protein, whose product MYPQKPMVSRFEGNPILTKGHVPYPVETVHNAAAVKFRGEYMLVFRSHLRNGRSILGLATSKDGCNFVVAPEPFMVPATKGLFAQYEEFGIEDPRICQIDSDFLVTYSAYSRHGVRIGLAKTSDFRSVERVALITQADYRNVALFPAKFQGRFARLDRPHTQIAPWSIWISYSPDLIHWGDSRRIMQPAPYHWDQMKIGPGAPPFRTSKGWLHIYHGVFETMDGAIYRLGAALHDLEDPAKILGVADEWILQPEDPWEVTGYVHNVVFTCGAIPEDDGTVKIYWGGADTVVCMGTAVIDDLVGLCLSAPRPSL is encoded by the coding sequence ATGTACCCCCAAAAGCCCATGGTGAGTCGCTTCGAAGGGAACCCGATCCTCACCAAGGGGCATGTCCCATACCCGGTTGAGACAGTTCATAATGCAGCGGCAGTCAAATTCCGTGGTGAATACATGTTGGTATTCCGTTCGCATCTCAGAAATGGCCGTTCCATACTTGGATTAGCGACTAGCAAAGACGGCTGTAATTTTGTTGTCGCCCCCGAGCCCTTTATGGTTCCCGCTACAAAAGGCCTTTTCGCTCAGTACGAAGAATTCGGAATTGAAGATCCTCGTATATGTCAAATTGACAGTGATTTTCTGGTCACTTACAGCGCTTATTCCCGGCATGGCGTACGAATAGGGCTTGCCAAGACTTCGGATTTTAGGTCCGTTGAACGAGTAGCTCTGATCACGCAAGCGGATTATCGCAATGTGGCGCTTTTCCCAGCGAAGTTTCAAGGACGATTTGCTCGTCTTGACCGTCCGCACACGCAGATAGCGCCATGGTCCATCTGGATTTCGTATTCTCCCGACCTCATCCACTGGGGGGATTCTCGCCGGATCATGCAGCCGGCCCCGTACCATTGGGATCAAATGAAAATCGGCCCGGGAGCGCCGCCTTTTCGGACATCCAAAGGGTGGCTTCATATCTATCACGGAGTGTTCGAAACCATGGATGGAGCAATTTATAGACTGGGCGCGGCTCTGCACGATCTTGAAGATCCGGCAAAGATTCTGGGAGTTGCCGACGAGTGGATTCTTCAACCCGAGGACCCGTGGGAGGTGACGGGCTATGTACACAATGTGGTCTTCACGTGTGGAGCGATCCCCGAAGACGACGGCACTGTGAAGATCTATTGGGGTGGGGCCGATACCGTAGTTTGCATGGGAACGGCAGTGATAGATGATTTGGTGGGTTTGTGCCTGAGTGCTCCGCGCCCCTCCTTGTAG
- a CDS encoding SPFH domain-containing protein yields the protein MEEPQKAIALRLEQLKNRYTVPKFPNKGKFLIAILILVIILYGVCLVYVQPEEFGIKVVRLGADRGVHKEVYGPGFYAVVPGMHEMHRLPMGVQVLELTNTPQTAALASRQEKAAHIQTSDGFFVDVDVSILYRIADPYLVFTMIGPGTLYEDNGIIPKAEPILKATLGELTTEEFYNSPLRVKRTNAAKEILNRELNPKGIKVEQVMVRYFKYSNEIQKNIEEKKLKDQLVFKNQAEARAATEEAIIKKITQEGEATVAVKMEEGQAYVTRKRAEKDLYVRKKKAEADLLVRIAEAERVKLKNEALEGEGAERMVGLKMADVYKGLHTIILPSDGPNGVNPLSLGKTLNLFDVRKGGAK from the coding sequence ATGGAGGAACCGCAAAAGGCAATAGCGCTTCGGTTGGAGCAACTCAAGAACCGTTACACGGTCCCGAAATTCCCGAACAAGGGAAAGTTTTTGATCGCAATCCTGATCCTCGTAATCATCTTGTACGGAGTCTGTCTGGTCTATGTTCAACCCGAAGAGTTCGGCATCAAGGTGGTGCGACTCGGGGCTGACCGTGGTGTACATAAGGAGGTTTACGGTCCGGGGTTTTACGCGGTGGTTCCGGGCATGCACGAGATGCACCGCCTACCCATGGGAGTCCAGGTGCTGGAACTCACTAATACTCCGCAGACAGCGGCTCTCGCCTCGCGGCAAGAAAAAGCGGCCCACATCCAAACCTCGGACGGCTTTTTCGTTGATGTCGATGTGTCGATCCTGTACCGAATTGCCGATCCGTACTTGGTTTTCACCATGATAGGCCCCGGGACCCTGTACGAGGACAATGGAATCATCCCCAAGGCCGAGCCGATCCTGAAGGCAACCCTGGGTGAGCTTACCACCGAGGAGTTTTACAACAGCCCGCTTCGTGTGAAGAGAACCAATGCCGCCAAGGAGATCTTGAACCGGGAGCTGAATCCGAAGGGGATCAAGGTCGAACAGGTCATGGTGCGCTATTTCAAATACAGTAACGAAATTCAAAAGAACATTGAGGAAAAGAAGCTCAAAGACCAGCTTGTGTTCAAGAACCAGGCTGAAGCACGGGCTGCCACGGAAGAGGCAATCATAAAGAAGATCACCCAGGAAGGCGAAGCCACGGTAGCGGTAAAGATGGAGGAAGGGCAGGCTTACGTCACCAGGAAGAGGGCTGAAAAAGACCTTTATGTCCGCAAGAAAAAGGCCGAAGCCGACCTGCTGGTGAGGATCGCGGAGGCCGAGCGGGTCAAACTCAAGAATGAGGCCTTGGAAGGCGAGGGCGCGGAGCGCATGGTTGGGCTGAAAATGGCCGACGTGTATAAAGGGTTGCATACGATTATTCTGCCAAGCGATGGGCCGAACGGCGTTAACCCGCTGAGCCTCGGCAAGACCTTGAACCTGTTTGATGTACGCAAAGGAGGTGCCAAATGA
- a CDS encoding prohibitin family protein — protein sequence MKRLLLSALLLACMVFAGCVPRTTGGTEVGVRTIKLGVFAKKGVEDKVYAPGSTYLFLPFVNDWHTFDTKLQNLEMTMNPATGDRKARDDLLFKTVDGNDIGLDVIIAYRIDPSKAPYILQYVAKDNRTLREKVVRTVARSKPRDIFGELKTEEFYVAAKREAKAQVAKEVMQEILGPMGIIVERVLTKDYRFNKEYQKAIEDKKIADQRVEKNRSAQHVAFEEYKRKLEDAKGEVNKLVANVDGEFRRAKIEADAYFEKQSLLAQATRAEGVAEAEGIRQMNKALIGSGGEALVKLRIAEALQDKKIVLLPMSEGGMNLKTTDINKLIDIMGIKALATPGERR from the coding sequence ATGAAGCGCTTGCTGCTGTCGGCACTCCTCCTGGCTTGCATGGTGTTCGCAGGGTGCGTTCCGCGAACCACAGGTGGGACCGAAGTCGGAGTAAGGACGATCAAATTGGGGGTATTCGCCAAAAAAGGCGTTGAAGACAAGGTGTATGCGCCGGGTTCTACCTATTTATTCCTGCCCTTTGTAAACGATTGGCACACCTTCGACACCAAACTCCAGAACCTGGAGATGACGATGAACCCGGCCACGGGAGATCGAAAAGCGCGGGATGATCTGCTCTTCAAGACCGTTGATGGGAACGACATCGGCCTGGACGTGATCATCGCTTACCGGATCGATCCCAGCAAGGCGCCGTATATCCTTCAGTACGTGGCCAAAGACAACCGAACTCTTCGGGAGAAGGTCGTGAGGACGGTGGCAAGGAGCAAGCCGAGAGACATCTTCGGAGAGCTGAAGACCGAGGAATTTTACGTGGCCGCGAAAAGGGAAGCCAAGGCACAGGTTGCCAAAGAGGTGATGCAGGAGATCCTCGGCCCTATGGGTATTATCGTGGAGCGGGTTCTTACTAAAGACTACCGGTTCAATAAGGAATACCAGAAGGCCATTGAGGACAAGAAGATTGCGGACCAGAGGGTCGAAAAGAACAGGTCGGCCCAGCACGTGGCCTTCGAGGAATACAAGCGAAAGCTTGAAGACGCCAAGGGTGAAGTCAACAAGCTGGTGGCCAACGTCGATGGCGAGTTTCGGAGAGCCAAGATCGAGGCTGACGCTTACTTTGAAAAACAATCGCTCTTGGCTCAGGCAACCAGGGCAGAAGGTGTCGCAGAGGCCGAAGGCATCCGGCAAATGAACAAAGCCCTTATCGGCTCGGGAGGCGAGGCCCTGGTAAAGCTGAGAATTGCGGAGGCCCTCCAGGACAAGAAAATTGTGTTGCTGCCAATGTCAGAAGGCGGCATGAACCTAAAGACCACGGATATCAACAAACTCATTGACATAATGGGTATAAAGGCCCTGGCAACACCGGGAGAAAGAAGGTAA